The Chloroflexota bacterium genomic sequence TCTGGGCCGGCACGCCCTGTGCCTCGGCCTTGGACTGGGCCATGAGGAGGATGAACTCGCCCATCTGTCGCAGTTCCTCGGCGACTAGGTGGGCCTGTCCGATGTTCGTCAGGGTGAGGAACTCCAGGTTGACGACGTACACAAAATGCAGCGGCTCTGAAGTCTCGCGCGCCAGGCGAATGGCCCGCTGAATGGAAGCCTGGCTTTCGGGGCCGCCACGAATCGCACAGA encodes the following:
- a CDS encoding universal stress protein — protein: CAIRGGPESQASIQRAIRLARETSEPLHFVYVVNLEFLTLTNIGQAHLVAEELRQMGEFILLMAQSKAEAQGVPAQIEIRQGDVLEQVFALCQELDASYVVLGRSKGHGDAISTDHLERFTGRIGLYTKAKVVLADPADEVGE